GATTCTTTGACAATTTTATAGTTGAACTATTGTCATCACACATAATCATAGTACCTTGAACTTGAATCATACTGAACTGACATGCACAAGCAGCTGCTGCAGTGAATTCAGCTTAAGTAGTTGACAAACTACTAGAAAACTGcattttagcaacggatttttccgtcggtAAATTAAGTTTTCCGTTGGTAAAAGACTAAAATTTGTCGCTAAATCAACATTTTCCCATCGGTAATttgctgttttctagtagtttGTTTCTTGAATACCCAAGATACAGCCTTTCTactcaataaaaaaacatattcacTTGTGCTTCTCCATCCCCTGCATAATCACTAGTATGAACTCATTAGAAACTCCTCTTTTATATATCACTCCAAAACCTGTAGTTCCCTTCAGATAGCGCAATACCCTTTTTGTAGCTTGCATGTGCTGCTCTAAGGGATCCGACATATACCTGCTTAATAGACATACCACAAACATTAAATCAGGTCTTCTGGCTATAATATACATCAAGCTCCCAATTAACTGCTTATACAAAGTGGCATCAACTTTAGCTCCTCCTCCCTCCTTTGATAATTTTGAACCTGAcacaattgaattttttagcTGCATTTCCATCTTGAAGATTGAATTTTTCTAGCAGTTCTTCAGCGTACTTCTTCTGACTAATAAATATCCATCTCTTCTCTTGGATCACTTCCACATCTCCTTCTGTTTCTACAAAGAGTGTATGCTCATAATCACATCATAAAGTTACTAGCCTCTTATCCTCATCAGAAAATTCCTCTCCTGTGAAATACTCTTGCAGGTGATTTTCTTCCGGTTGTGATAATGAATACAACTAATTGATTGGGAGAGATTATTAGAGCATAATTATAAAACCAAACCACTATATTTGGATTATGTGGTCTATATGGAAAACTAattcttaatgttttatttatatattgttgattattttttattaatgggCAGGTGTGATAGAAAGAGTGATTTGAGGTGTCGGGTTATCGTTCTCTTTGGCAAACTCTTTGATTCCTCTTCATTTGGGAGGTTTGAAAAGCTCGGATTCACATAGGTTGATATCATCTCATTGGTCTATTCTACCGTGTGCAGAGCCGTGACTTTCTACAAAGACATCATTCAACTTTTATAGCCATTTGTTTTTTCTCGAAAATATTTTTACCTTCCACTTTTGTGTGATTGAATTAATCCATTAatcatttatctaaaaaaaataataaattttttatgaaaaataaaactactaattgttgataaaaaaatttataagagATTAACTAAATATTTCCAAAGAAAAACAACAGAAACgaatattttgttataattatatttaatttcttttcattAAGCCCATAATAGAATTACAAGAATAATTCTTCCGAGCTAGGTTATCAATTTACTGAAAACCTGGAAGAATTACACTTGGTATACAAGCAGATAATTAAACACACACAAAAGGAAGTTTAGAGACAGGATTCCGTTTCTTTTCCGCACAAGAGGCACTCCTAATCATCTTAACAAGGTCTTCTTCCACCTCTGCTCTCACAAATCCTCGCTTCGGTAGCATCAAACTATAACCATAGTAAATTACGCAAGCACAAAATGGTCCCACCCAGAAAACCCAATGTCCTTCCCATAAATCACCACCCATGACCAGCAGCGGACCTAAACATCTCGCCGGGTTCAGCCCAACACCGCCGTATCCAGGCCGTCCGGTTACCGTAATCGATACGAAAACCGACGTTGCATAAATCCCTGATATGATCACACAAACCATAGTCAACCCTAAATTTATGCATTTTTGCTTGTCTGTAATGATAGTCATGGCAACATATAGCACCATAAACGTGCATAATATCTCTATTATCAGCGCTGTTCCGACGCTTACGCCGGCTCCGTTTCCGTTAATCATGCAGCCAGCTAAAGCGTATTTTTGTGCTAAGTTGCGGTCCATTACAATTTTCAATAGAAGATAAGCTATCAGTGCACCGCAAAGTTGTCCCACACAATAAAAGAAAGCTCGAACGAAGGTTATTACGCCTCTTAGCGCTGCGATGAGCGAAAAAGCCGGGCTGAAGAGGCCGCCGGATAAAGGAACCGTCACCATAAGCCAAAGGAAAGCAACAACGAAGATGACAATTGGGATTATGAATTCAGGGTCTGACTGTTTTGATTCCAAGCATGCGATTATGCCTGTTGAGAGAGTAAATAAAAATGTACCACTTGCTACTAGCTCAGTAACTGCTGCTCTCCACATCTATAAAATTCAAGAAAGTAAAAACTACTATGAGaagtcaaataaaattataccaaaaaaaGAGAGGCTTATatcgaaaaaataaataaattgataaaattatggtaaaattagaaatatatattgaataaaaaatatttcagtTTACCTTGTAAATTTGTGATTTGTgttaattatgtaaaataacaaataataaagAAGACAGTCTAATTGATAGAGATCAAATGTATATTTACcccttaacttattttaaaacaatttcaagGTAAGGAAAACTCGAATTATAATACTCctgttttatttaattgtttatttagtaCAATATATTTATCTCCAATTACTTATCCTTTTAGGATTTCAATGTGAACTTagttattatcaaattaaattaaactatacCAATATCTTAAGTGTTTACCTCTAATGTGTAGAGTTCATGGACGCCCAGCCGAGTGAGAAACGTTGGTTCTGAAGATTGCATGCCTTTAGGAGTGGATACCTCGCGAAAAATTGGAGATTCTCCAAATTCCATGACTGCAAttcttgttttatatataagaaatgaCTTGAACTTCAAATGTTCAGTTCTTTTTTGAGAAATGAGTTCAAATGATCAAGTGAGTGcaaaagaagaaatttttttctatttaaagaaGTACTTAGGGATGTAATTGCAAAGAAATTACTAGATAAACAAATGAATAAAACCTCGTTAGGTAGGCTGGGCGGTTGGCCTTCATGCATTATTTCCTCTTCAATAATTatggaattttttaaaatataatttaacatgTGTGAGAATACAAAAGTTGATAGATAATATTAGGGCATGAAATATGACTTGATGAATCTGCTGGGTAGAAGTCTGCTGGGTAGAAGACATAAAGACAAAAAATCTTAGGTTTAAATATTTCTACTCAATTTTTTAGGgattatacttaaaataatctatttttaaaacttagtTTCACTTTTTAGAGTCATGTTTCCATGATTTTTTCTTTAtctaaactaaaaatttaattttaaaaataatttttattaattaggacTTCCTTATTTTACATTCATTCTCTTTCATTTTTTCCTACAAATAACCGTTTTTCAACCTTTCTTTGTTTCTTCTTCTACAAATAACCGTTTTTCCTTATTTTACATTCATTCTCTCTCTTTCTTTGTTTCTTCTTCTACAAATAACCGTTTTTCAACCTCGTTTTTTTCCATTTGAATCCTCGATGCCCGGTTTTTTCGATAGTTTTTTCGTCGTTGTGTTTTCTCCGCTGGTTTTCTCGTCGTTCTGTTTCTTCTGCTTGTTTTCTCATCGGTGCGTTTCTTCCGCTAGTTTTCTCATCATCAGCTTTCTTCTGGTGGATTCCTCGAtcatatttagatttttttgtgatatttaatttttttagatttttgtgaaaaattagattttttgtacatagattattgtagatctgtcgatttttttgtttatataattcTTCTATTTTTCGCATAATTATTATGTCTTTCTTTTGTTCATGTAcaattgttcttttattttgaaactACTTATTTCATAcacaccgtgtatgaatttgagaaaaagtggtagttcgtgaattaaaatgagaaaattaaaactacgtgattaaaatgagaaaatatataaagttcgtgaatttttatgacattgaCCCAAAATAAAAACATCTATAGAAAAAGGACATAAAACatagaaaagtaaaaaaaatgtatttttaaaattaaaaaactaaaagattattttggtaaagaaaaatatgaaatgtgaAAAGGTCCAAAAACATGTAT
This window of the Mercurialis annua linkage group LG5, ddMerAnnu1.2, whole genome shotgun sequence genome carries:
- the LOC126682747 gene encoding aquaporin TIP1-2-like, with product MEFGESPIFREVSTPKGMQSSEPTFLTRLGVHELYTLEMWRAAVTELVASGTFLFTLSTGIIACLESKQSDPEFIIPIVIFVVAFLWLMVTVPLSGGLFSPAFSLIAALRGVITFVRAFFYCVGQLCGALIAYLLLKIVMDRNLAQKYALAGCMINGNGAGVSVGTALIIEILCTFMVLYVAMTIITDKQKCINLGLTMVCVIISGIYATSVFVSITVTGRPGYGGVGLNPARCLGPLLVMGGDLWEGHWVFWVGPFCACVIYYGYSLMLPKRGFVRAEVEEDLVKMIRSASCAEKKRNPVSKLPFVCV